One Methylorubrum extorquens genomic window, TGTCACCGCGACCAAGATCGCCGCCTGATAGCGTTTCCACTCCGGACGATCAGAACCGCCCCCGCGCCGTCCGGCCGGGGGCGGTTTCTTTTTGGGCGACCTACCCCCCTGATCGATCGTCTTGCCGGCTCGCCCGAGGGGCCGCGTGATCGCATTTTCTTCTCGCCACGTCGGGCTTCGAGCGACCGGCATGCGGATCGGACGTCCGGTCTTCCAGACTTTTGCCTCTGGGGTGCGCCGTAGTGGCACTTCTCGCGGTCTCGAGAATTGACGGCGCAGCTTTTCGTTTCCTTCCGCAAGGCGCGACGTCCATGCCTGCCGTTCCAGCTTGGCTGATGCGCCGTGAGACGCTGCTCCTGGCCGCGACCCTGGCGATCGGGGCCAGCCTCGGTATCGCTTGGTACCTGCTGCAAGCGACTGTGCTCACAATCGCGGTCGCGCCCCGTGACGGCACCGAGCCGGAACTCATCAAGGCCTACGCCGACGCTCTCGATACGGGCCACGAGAACATCCGCCTGAAGATCGTGTCGTTCGATGATGTGCGCGAGAGCGCCGCCGCCTTGCAGGACGGGCGAGCCGATCTCGCGGTGGTCCGGCCCGACGTGCTCTTGCCGACCAACGGGCTGACGCTCGCCATCCTGCGGGACCAGGCGATGATCATCGCCTCGCCCTCCCAATCCGGTATCAAGAGCTTCCCGAAGCTCGCCGGAAAGCGGCTCGGTATCGCCGCACACCGCGATGCCGACTTCTCCCTCCTGAACAACATCCTCGGCTATCACGGCCTTGCCCTCGACACGCAGCCAGCCGGCGGGCCGGTGCGCGAGGGCACGGTCCATCTCGTCCGGATCGACCAGGACGCCGTCGCCGCTGCCTTCAGGGACAAGCGCATCGACGCCTTCGTCAGCATCATCGCGTCCTCGGCCCCGAAGGCGCTGGCCCTGGTCGGCGCCGTGCGCTCGGTCGCCCGCAACGGCAAGGTCGAGTTCGTGGCGGTCGAGGATGACGGGGCGATCCTCGAGCGCTTCCCGCGGCTCCAGGCGGTGACGATCCCCGGCGGCCTGTTCGCGGGTGACCCGAAGCTGCCGTCCGATGACGTGAAGACCGTGGGGGCCTCCTACCGGCTGATGGCGCGCGCTTCCCTCGGTCGTGTCATCGCGGCCGATGTCACACAGCAGCTGTTCGAGAAGCGCACCGCCGCAGCCGTGAAGACGGATGCCGCAGAGTACGTGCAGGCACCGGCCTACGACACGACGGCGGCAGCGACGAGCGCACGCATTCCGATCCATCCCGGCGCGATCGACTACTACGAGCGCGAGCAGCACGGCTTCGTCGATCGCTACGGCGACACGCTCTATCTGCTGGGCGCCCTGGCCGGCGGCCTGTTCTCGGCACTGGCCTGGCTGCGCCAGCGCCTGTCCAGCCTGCGCCGCGAGCGGATCGACGAGATCATCGACCGCTTGCTGGAGGTGACCGAGCAGGCACGCGCGCTGACCGATCCGGCCGCCATCGAGGCGCTCAATGTCGAGGTCGACCGGCTCGCCACGGAGGCGGTGCGCTA contains:
- a CDS encoding TAXI family TRAP transporter solute-binding subunit — protein: MPAVPAWLMRRETLLLAATLAIGASLGIAWYLLQATVLTIAVAPRDGTEPELIKAYADALDTGHENIRLKIVSFDDVRESAAALQDGRADLAVVRPDVLLPTNGLTLAILRDQAMIIASPSQSGIKSFPKLAGKRLGIAAHRDADFSLLNNILGYHGLALDTQPAGGPVREGTVHLVRIDQDAVAAAFRDKRIDAFVSIIASSAPKALALVGAVRSVARNGKVEFVAVEDDGAILERFPRLQAVTIPGGLFAGDPKLPSDDVKTVGASYRLMARASLGRVIAADVTQQLFEKRTAAAVKTDAAEYVQAPAYDTTAAATSARIPIHPGAIDYYEREQHGFVDRYGDTLYLLGALAGGLFSALAWLRQRLSSLRRERIDEIIDRLLEVTEQARALTDPAAIEALNVEVDRLATEAVRYAREREPNDRTMAAVSIAIDTAKATIADCRNLAAPSEDRASPRILRPVRRHGPDA